A genome region from Scleropages formosus chromosome 6, fSclFor1.1, whole genome shotgun sequence includes the following:
- the slc35e4 gene encoding solute carrier family 35 member E4: MTADGLSGCGATARTEGSAELETGDEGCRWMVDSRVASGQGGWRWRRPPEVLYLVPAVSVWLVTGTTISSLNKWIFTVYNFRYPLLLSALHMLTAIVVDYGLIKLQLVPHVAAGDGHLRAEAKCKVFLLSLTFCASIAFGNMGLSYVQLSFAQMIYTTTPIFTLAISSLVLGKQHHILKYTAMMPICLGASFSVLGEVQFDQTGCLFVLAATMLRGIKSIQQSILLQEEKIHSVFLLYLMAIPSFLILAVAALVLENWAGLKSPLHYDRCLWLFILLSCLSSVLYNLASCCVITRTSAVTLHILGNLSVVGNLLLSQLLFDSKLSALSCAGVVLTLSGVLIYQNSEYIGGYLDSRCMRSPSPESDGGQQGIKPPGKVD, from the exons ATGACCGCAGATGGCCTCTCCGGATGTGGGGCCACAGCGCGCACGGAGGGCAGCGCAGAGCTGGAGACTGGAGATGAAGGCTGCAGGTGGATGGTGGACAGCAGGGTGGCGAGTGGACAAGGTggatggagatggaggaggCCTCCGGAGGTGCTGTACCTTGTGCCTGCCGTGTCCGTGTGGCTCGTGACTGGCACCACCATCTCCAGCCTCAACAAGTGGATCTTCACCGTGTACAACTTCCGGTACCCACTGCTGCTGTCGGCTCTGCACATGCTCACGGCCATCGTCGTGGACTACGGGCTCATCAAGCTGCAGCTGGTACCCCACGTGGCGGCAGGGGACGGCCACCTGCGAGCCGAAGCCAAGTGCAAAGTATTCCTCCTGAGCCTGACCTTCTGTGCCAGCATTGCCTTTGGCAACATGGGCTTGAGCTACGTGCAGCTCTCCTTCGCCCAGATGATCTACACGACAACACCCATCTTCACCCTGGCCATCTCCAGCCTGGTCCTGGGCAAACAGCATCACATCCTTAAGTACACAGCGATGATGCCCATCTGCCTTGGAGCTTCCTTCAGCGTCCTTGGCGAGGTGCAGTTCGACCAGACGGGCTGCCTCTTCGTGTTGGCCGCCACCATGCTCCGCGGGATCAAGTCCATCCAGCAGA gCATCctcctgcaggaggagaagatCCACTCGGTCTTCCTTCTCTACCTCATGGCCATCCCCAGCTTCCTGATCCTGGCCGTGGCGGCGCTCGTGCTGGAGAACTGGGCCGGCCTCAAGTCGCCGCTGCACTACGACCGCTGCCTTTGGCTCTTCATCCTGCTCAGCTGTCTCAGCTCGGTGTTGTACAACCTGGCTAGCTGCTGCGTGATCACACGCACCTCCGCCGTCACCCTGCATATTCTGGGCAACCTGTCTGTGGTGGGCAATCTGCTCCTTTCGCAGCTGCTCTTTGACAGCAAGCTGTCTGCACTCAGCTGTGCCGGTGTGGTCCTCACGCTCTCCGGAGTGCTCATCTACCAGAACTCCGAGTACATCGGCGGGTACTTAGACTCGCGCTGTATGCGCAGTCCCTCCCCCGAGTCGGATGGGGGGCAACAGGGCATCAAGCCCCCAGGGAAAGTTGACTGA